CCAAACCGCCCCAATGTTGACATGTACACCCAATGAACTCGCCATGGCCCCTGGGAGCTCTACTGCTGCTCGTCGGACCTCCTTTGCCGCCACAATGAGATTTTCCGCCAACTCCGACAAGCGCACCGCCGTGGGAATCATCGCCATCGTCGTCTCATCGTTAAGAAAAAGGAGGGAAGAGCACGGGCCATCCTGGGCTGGCGCAAAGGAGAGGTCCAAACGGGCCAGCCTGACCAGGCCATATGAAAAGAGAGGAGAGCAGGTTGACCTTGGGCCATTGAGCTCGGACTTGGAGAAAAGGAAGGGGAAGGAGGGAAAAGGAAAGATAGGTGGGCCGTGAAGGAAAATTGAGCTCGtttgctccttttctttttctttcctttttttagtGTATGATGTtatatacgtatacatgtaCGGTGCAAATATATGTCAAAATGTTATCGTACACATGATGCTAGAATCCCATAGAGATTTCATTCCCCAGGTGTCTAACGCTAAGAACGAGTTTCTTACGACACCTCTCTTACAAAAAGGAGGTACATGATGCAGTGTTCCAAATAGAACACAATAAAGCCACCAACTCTGATGGGTTTCTAGCAGAGTTCTACTAGGTATTCTGGCACATCATTAAGGAGGACTTGTGATCTTGTTTCATATTTTACATACTGGCAACCTCCCCCTTCACAGACTCAACTTTGGGATAATCACTCTGTTGCCAAAGCTGAAAAAGCAAACCGAATCTAGCAGTATAGGCCCATCTGTTTGCTAAAAGtttgtttcaaaattttcacaaaaagTGGCAGCGAATCGCTTGATTAGTATGACAGAAAAGATAATTCGACCTACTTAGACAGCTTCCCAACCATCCGATCTCACAACAACGGCTACGATTAGATCGTGGATACCCCCTTCGGCTGAAGCCCTGTCAGCATCTCTTGATCCACGTCAGGGTGGCAGTGGACGTTTTTGTCCCACGTGGCACACCTACGTCAACACCACTAGCCTAGTTAGCGCAACgtcagcttttctttttcttattttctctaAATTCCTATGCTGACATCAGCTTGCGCAataatttcctttttctttagaaaaaaacataaaactAAAAAAGGTTCTTATTaaatgagtttttttaataatataatttaatccTTTAAGTGTttctttaattcctaaaaaatactaaaaaatctagataaattccagaaaatacCAGGAGCCTCCAAAAAATCCCAAGAAAATGCCTAACGCTCCTCTTTCACCCTTCTGAGGCCATACCTCCACCGTCACAACTCTAATCTAACCGGTTCCTTCGTTAATAATTCagcaaaaatcatcaaaataatTAGTCATTGTCCGTTGTCATCACCGCTGGCTGACTAGCAGGAGCACGGGTCCGTTCATGCACGCATGACAATAATGGCGAAGGCTTGGGGCCCCTGGATCCTCGCAGGCAGGAAGCGCATGCATGCACCCATCCTACCCCAGTGCCTGAGCAGTGCGTGGAGGAGCGAAGCCAGCGGGCACATCGATCAATCAACTCATGTCGTCGCCAGACGCAGATCGAAAAATCGTTGTTCTTTCTAAAGActtccaaatgggccgtgcctactgggctagcccgaggcacgacactgtaggcacggcccaggcacggcatgaggtcacgggccgtgcctgggccgagcgtgcggcacgacgggccggcacggcacgtattttctattatatatatatatttatttaatttttagctattttttaatattttatctattttttatatttttttttatctattttctatatattttttatattttttcatttttttatatttttttcatctatttcggcccgtcgggccgatcgggccgaaatcgtggccgggccggcccggcacggcacggcccgttactgtagatggaccgtttgggccgtgccgagtgggcccgtgccgggtcggcacgaacggcccatttggccatgtttaGTTCTTTCTGTGGGCTATTGAAAGAAAACAGTATTGACACACAGTAACGGTTCTAGATCCACCATGTAGGGGCACTCTCTCTAttttctcttccttctcctccccttCTTCTCTTCTATACCAAAAATTGAATGGGGCTTACGGGAAGGGCTCCCAGGTATACTCAGGAGTATTGCTATGCGATCATGTCATGTGTCTTGACGAAAATATCGGTGCTTGATTTCGATCATGGTTTATAATTGAATCATATTTATTTGGCAGGTAGACAAACACAGATTTTTCTTGAATGCTCGCTGCTATTTCTAAGTCTCAGCAAATGGAGCCTGCTCAGATTTCTCCTACCTAAAGTACATGGAAAACTTTACAATTGTAGATTGCGCAatttgtatttgattttttttgcatatacCTATAAGACCTATATTACCCATTGCTTACCATAACAATATTATCATAACAAATCTTTGTGATAGtataagagaaaaatatgaacagAACACGGCAACTGCATTGCTCCCGGCGTTGCCACAGGCTATCGGGAACTTCGAGTAGATCGAGGCAATGCAATGTTCATTCCTCTCACCTATTCTAGTTCATCAGATCCTTGGTTAGTTTAGCTTCTTTCTGCACCAACCATACCAAGATTAACACCCTCAAGTTTCCTTTTTGAGCCCAGCAGCCAAGATGGCTTCATCGATCTTCACGGACACTACTAATCAACGTGCGCAAGTAGCCATCCACACAAACCACCCCGACAGCCcccaccttttctttttcggaAACTTTTTGCCTCCCCCGTCTTCCCTTTATTGGAAAGTTTTCTTAAAAAACTTTTCTGTGAAAACTTTTAGCGCTCAAACTTTTGAggaaaaagttttgagaaaaagtttagGTCACAACTTTTGAGAATAAAATTATGAgaaaatctttttaaaaaattaacaaaaaagTTTACATCAGACCATTAATGAGCTCTATAGGCCGTCTCGATCAGTTACACTCGAGTTGAGCTGCTCGCGTCGCGTGCAACTGCAGAACAGGAACTTCGGATCTTCGTAACAAAACTCAACTTTTAGCTGCGTGTCTCAAAGCTGCAAGTGTTTGGTGCACAGCAGACAAAGTTAATGTACTGCAGCAAATTGGTAAGGTCCATGTCATCATGTGCTGCCGCACATCACGGAATACGTGCCGTGGATTACCGGTATCCCATCAGGCCTCTACCTTATCTCCCGGATATTTGTTTCAATAAATCGGTTGTTGAGATATGGAAGGGACACACTTATACCAAATTATGGCGTGAGTTATTCCGCTTTCAGTCCAAATACTTCATTCGAAATCTTTCTGACATGTGTCGCATTTCCCTTCTGACGCATGGAATCTATGTGCCTGACTGATTTAGCGCGCTAAATGTATCGATGATCTTCGTTTGATGAAACTAAGCAGGTAGGATTGAAGTTGGACAATTCGGGCTGattgaatttagatttgaacTGAGAATTTGAAACCGTTTTGAAAGAATGAAGTAGCGCTGGAATTTTTAGGTTAGGATTGTCCCCAAATGTCTGCGCATATGTGTTCCTGACCTATGTCAATGTGTTGTGAGAAATGAGAAAAACATGTTAATTATAAGCCCAGAAGCTTAACCTTAATTTCAGCAAAGCAAACCCCCTGAACTAGAATTactaaaaaagtcaaaattacATTAAATTTCAACTGTGAGGGCGGAGTAATCCCACGCAATAggttgattgattgattacaCGTTGATGCCGATACTAACTGATCGTAATGGTTAAAACAATAACTAATCAAGACTATCTGTCGTAACTGATGGTGGGAGCTGCAGGAGGCCGGGTCGGTCAAACTATTTAATCTTGTCTAACAAACTATaatatgaacaaataatcaaaGATCCAATTCGTTACACCAGGGCCTACGTGGCAAGGAACGGCAAGCTATATCTTCGGCTGCATGTTGAGCTGCCGCTGCTGCCTGGACTGAAAGTAGCAAACCACCGCGGAGACGATGGCCtctctgcagcagcagcagcaggagtagTCTCTTCATGCAACGTGTCCACTTTTCTGGATGTAGGATCGATTACGCGTAAAATACTCAATTAAAGGGGTGAATGATTGCTGaagctaaattcaaaaattaaatcACCCCGatcaaatattcaatttaatctTGAAATCAATTTGGGATAGACTGCTATCATGtcactaaaaataatttagagAAATAATCCGACCGTACGATTGCACTCAATTTTACTGTAGAAACTAGACAATCatttgaaaccatttcaatAAGAATCAAGTCAATCAGATCTCTGGATTTGGAGTTATGAAATTTGTAAGAAGACTGTAACAGATGGTGACGAAAATAGATTAAACACTAAATTGGTAACTgtgcaaaaattatgaaaatttgaTCAATCAAACTTTTTAGAAGATTACCTTGATGTTCTAGGATGATTTTGGATGAATCAAACTAAGACAAATTACGACGATCAAACGATCCATCGAAAATCAACGTGAAAtggcaaacactaagaacatagAGGAAAACTTACGAAATTTAATCTTCATTTCATGGATAGGTTCACAGAATGAATATGAAAGTATCCCTAAAAAGTTTCTCCTCGAAACTCTAACCCTAGATTAGTCTCCTCTCTGATCTGAAATTCTCGGTACTGTTACACCTCTATTCGGTAATGTAGCTGGACCGACACATTTATATTGGGCACAGTACATGGATAAAATCCTAATTAAGGGGGGTGATTGACAGGGTTTAATTCTTACATATATCTCGGTCTCCTTCCTCTCTTTTTCCAGGATTCTAGTCGGGTCTGTTGAGTCTTAGGCTATTAGAGTTCAGTCAGAGTCAGTTTGTTTTACCGAATCTTCAATTAGCACATGCGCGGCTTGATCGGGCGTGTGGGATGGCATAAGTCGTGGAGATCATGGCGGGTACATCGGCCTCAATGGCCAGTACTTCGTTTGTCTATTTAAAGGAATAAAGATCACAAGAAAATGCTGCGATGTTCGGGCGCAGCACCAAAAACTTCTGAGCCTGAATCCTCGAAATTACTGTAGTGCGTATTGCCGGCAACAGGCTGTATACTTCAGAGTTCAGGAGCGAGCGAATTCTTGAGTGTTGAGCGATTGAGTGAATTCGGTGAGTTGATTTACAACATCTTTTGCACTAGCGCAGTATAGAAGGGTGAGGGGCTGCCCTTTACCATGCCCTGTGAGCCTCACAACATGTTTACACGCGGCCTACCTGCTTCTACCATTCATTATCTCGAAGGACAGTCCATCCATCAGATATTGGAAGAAACCAAACAGCCATCTACACTACACACTCCTTCCATGCGGCGACCACACGTAAGCGACACAGAGCACAGAGGTTGCAGGCGCCTTGGAGATGCAGTTAGATAATAAAAAACTATCTGATAACAAAGTACTAGCAACTTAGGACTTAGATGTGCAATGAAATACTAACATGGAAACAGGGAGAGAAAAACATAACAGATGGAGAGAAAAACGAAACTACTTTTGCAGAAGGGCAAGCTTGGCGATCAACTCCTTTATAACAGAAGGGCAGCTTCTATTCAGGTACTCGATGCCGTCGCTTGCAAGGACCGCCGTCAGGTTTACTGGAGAGCTGAGATAGTTGAAGCATGCCTTCTTCAGCCCGTGGCAGTGATGCTGCTCAGCTAACGCCAAGATAGTCGCCAGAGTGCTCGCTTCTATGCACCTGCATAGTTTGTGTTCGCAAATCAGCTTTAGCCTCTCCAAGTTGTACCTGTCGGCAGCAACAAGCAGATGCTGGGACATGGCAGCTTCGTCCTCTTTGTTCATCTCCGGCAATGAGTCGGTGTAGATGAAGCAGAGCAGCGCCTTGAAAACAGGCGCCTCCATGTCGTCTATGCGGACGGCACCTGCAGCGCAACTCTCCTTCATCGTGCCAAAGAGCTCCGCGCTGAAGACCGGCGACCGGGCCCCGAGCACGCACCGGTGCGCCGCGAATGTCTCACCGCCGACCTCGAACACCACATCAGCGCCCTTGTTGGTctggaggaggtcgccgaggtgTTGGTGCAAGTCGGACGGGGGCACGGAGACGAAGGTCGGGACGGTGGCGGCCTCAGCCATCGGTATCTCCTCTGTGTGGATCT
This genomic window from Phragmites australis chromosome 7, lpPhrAust1.1, whole genome shotgun sequence contains:
- the LOC133923829 gene encoding BTB/POZ and MATH domain-containing protein 1-like; this encodes MPSTAAGGKLERSASAIIADATSGHHILKIDGYSRTKGTPTGKFVKSHPFTVGDHCWCIFYYPNGDESESADYISLFLFLNESVTKAVKAQYRFRFVDDVEEQTLLLKSEDIRDFESNRGWGQARFIKREALEKSKHLKDDSFMVRCDVTIINKIHTEEIPMAEAATVPTFVSVPPSDLHQHLGDLLQTNKGADVVFEVGGETFAAHRCVLGARSPVFSAELFGTMKESCAAGAVRIDDMEAPVFKALLCFIYTDSLPEMNKEDEAAMSQHLLVAADRYNLERLKLICEHKLCRCIEASTLATILALAEQHHCHGLKKACFNYLSSPVNLTAVLASDGIEYLNRSCPSVIKELIAKLALLQK